Genomic segment of Drosophila simulans strain w501 chromosome 2R, Prin_Dsim_3.1, whole genome shotgun sequence:
CCTAAAAGAAAGTAATCTGTTTTAATATGAGCGTGGATCCCTAACTTTTATGTGGTCTCCCCATGaagataataaaaataaattttattttgtttttgtattagCACACATAAACATATATGTTTATGCATTCGCTTTATATATCAATCTATTGATTAAGAAATTATTTGCATGTCTTATAAATTCCTTGGCCAACGATGTAGCTGTATTATACCATTAGTTTTATATTATCTCTATGTTTTTTaggacttttttttttcgtttggtgtttttaataaataaaacacgtTATAAGAGCTCTGCATTGGTGggctcttaaaaataattattcgTGTTTTTATTGACATTACAAATTAACTTAATCTACATTAAAAGAGTCAACCAAGTACAAGAGAATGggaaaagataaaaaattCTCTTAAAAATCGCTCTTAGTGACTTGAGTAGGGCGAATTAAGTAAGTTCAGTTCTCGACAATTTTCGATATCGAGCGggtgaaaatataaaattcgtCGCCAATTAGTCTTAGAAAAACCCTCAATTAGAACATATATAGACTGAAAAAATTGTGTTAAGTCGACGGTTTTGGAAGCctaaaattttttataaccTACAGAACAGgaataaaagctaaaaaaataaatcaaacaaacccGTAAAATTggtgaaataaatttaaaatctacaaaaaattagaaattaatcACGTGCCTGAAATTCCAATAATTCGTTTCATCACTTCAAAAAACGAaccacaaaaagaaaaacgccCAAAAAACGAAGGCAGTTAAATCGgtgaaataaatgttaaatcttatataaaaattataaagaaaatattttgtaagcACGTGAGTCAGTTATATAATACCGTGTTATCACTTCCTTTATCCGGAACTCGTAGAAAGAAGAGAAATGCctacaaaatataattgtatatacattatatatgtatgagtGATTCATTGCAGTCGACagaatcaaaaaattatagttacttaattttatatttatgaaatattttataaacttatttaaaacattGCCAATATGGGTTTCGGCatacatttaataattacaaCTCGATAAAATGTTCAGCTTCGATATTTTAGTCGTGAgtaacattttgttttgtattaaTACACAAAGCGAAGATAATATTATTCGTATAGGCAGAGCCCTATTTCATATGATAATGTTGAAGGCCACAAGGCGAGTTGATAGATCCGCGTCGGAATTTTTGAAAATCGCTTGAGATATGAGACGATCTAAAACTTTCGGAGTCGTTATATTATTTCGGAGTTATAATATTTCGGAGTTATATTAAGATACACATGTGTCACTGGCATCTGCATGCAAGATTCGGTTCCAGTGTACTTTTTAGTCCCATAGTTTCCAATATTCCGACTTACTAacaaacggacggacaggATCTATACTTattgataataaataatgaagcAACAGGGTAGGTAACTCTTCCTTCTACGTTTTACACACTTTCAACGATCAAGTATACCCTTTCAAAGAAAGGGGTATATATATTGATCTATTGCGATCTTCACTCGACAAATACAGAATCTAAATAGTCCAGGAACCAGAGGATAAACCTGCAGGAATGAACATGGACTGCTGCTTATCGGACCAGGCTTGTGAGGAAAGGCGTATCAGCAGGGAAATTGATAAGGTCCTGAAAGCGGAAAAGAAGAAAGCACGACGCGAACTTAAGCTATTGGTCCTGGGTAAGTGAAATCGGAGAATTATTAATTCCATGGCCAATGTATATAACCAAAAAAACCACAATCGCAGGCACAGGTGAATCTGGCAAGACCACATTCATCAAACAAATGCGCATTATTCACGGCAACGGATTTTTGGACAAGGAGAGGAAGCAGTTcaccaaaaatgttttccaaaaCATATTCATGGCCATGCAGTCGATGATCAGTGCAATGGATACTCTGCAGATTCCCTACGGTCAGCAGGAGCATAGTGTAAGACTAATTACTGCACCAATAATACCAAGTGATTTGCCTCCAATGGAGATCATATGATCCACAGAAACTTGCTGATCTTGTGAAGAGCATCGATTACAAGACAGTTACCAGCCTGGAGGCGCCCTACTTGAATGCCATCAAAACGCTTTGGAAAGATGCTGGCATCAAGGAGTGCTACAATCGTCGTAGGGAATATCAGCTGACTGATTCAACTGAATAGTGAGTGAGCGGGTCGATTTACTAAGCAATATCTGAGGCACATTTTACGATTATTAGTGCGGAGTTTAATATCTACTCTAATTATACATACTTAAAAAAGGCTCAATACTTTCTCTTGAATGTGATAATAGTTACATTTTATCAAAGCATTTGCATTAAGCATAATTAAAGGCTGCTGAATAACTTCAGTTAAAATCGCTTCATTCTTCATCCAATTAGCTTTTTGAACGACATAGCTCGAATTGAACGGAGTGATTACCAGGCAACTGATCAGGACATTCTTCATGTTCGAGCGCCAACAACCAATATTGTTGAGTATCCCTTCAATTTGGACGGTTTTCTGATTAggtatttgtttaaaatatattgaaattaataacttcAATTAAATACTACAACACAGATTGGTGGACGTCGCTGGTCAACGAACAGAGAGGAGAAAGTGGATTCATTGTTTTTCCAATGTGACATCACTTATGTTTTTGGTTGCCATGTCCGAGTTTGATCTAACTTTGGCTGAATCGGAGAATGAGGTATTcttttgaaattcaattttttccaATGAATAACCAAATTGCTTATTTCAGAATCGTATGATGGAATCTAAAGCTTTATTTCACCATATAATATCGTTTGAATGGTTTCAACACTCGTCCGTGATTCTGTTTCTAAACAAAGAGGATTTAtttaaacagaaaatattgTCAACGCATTTGGCAGACTATTTTCCTGAATATAATGGTAAGTTGACCCCAAGCAAACGTACATGTAAAGGATTTAATTTGACATCCTATTAACCAGGTCCAAAGAAGGATGCTAGGGCGGGCCGAGAATTCATACGGCAAATGTTTACTAGCGTGAAAACTGATCCTTACAAGTTAATCTATTCTCATTTCACCGTAGCTACAAGTAAGTCTGCTTTTTATTctgatttttgaaaaaatcaGATCTTTTTGAATTCCTTGTTggtgttttattgttattcaATACAAAATCTATAGACGCTTTGCACacaataactaaataaatgtttttggttttgtagatactgaaaatattaagtttgTGTTCACTGCTGTCAAGGACACCATTCTGGAATCGCATTTAAGTGAAACTAATTTGCTGTAACCTCGATTTCTATAAAATGTCTATTTAAATCATATTGATGAGGAACAAGGTTTACGtatcatattttaaaaataaggaaataaatgtatgtacaacagaaaataatttttaaattatttataagctATATTTGCCATCGTATTATAAACTGATGTATTTTAAAGGCGCCTTGTTGCTTTTGGACGttaaaaaactgttttttatttcaatctTATGTTTACATATACAATCCATTAAATATAACACGGTTTACATACTGTTCTTATTCAGCCTAAACGCACTAACTATGAATCCAGCTGCTTTTAGCCGGGGTTTCAGTACACGTGAACTATCACaataaaatcatatatatGTCATGCTTTGCATTAACCGTAGAACCTTATATGGGCAAACAAGCGAATTAAACATCACGATGATCAACAGTTTAAAACGAAACTCTCACACACTTAATAAGCTAAATATAATCTTGGATGGGGGCTCGTATTGATTCGGTTTTGGCACGTAAACATTTACATGACCACAAAGTCGCTAAGGTTGCGTTCAGGTTGGACCATGCTCGGTGGCATCAATTGCACCAGTTTGTTGAACAGGAAAGCTCGCTTATTCTTCAGCTCGGGTGTGCACTCCGTCCGCGCCCTTTTGGTGCATGAGGAGGAGCTCGGACTAGACGCAGTATCTGAGATTCCAGAAGAGATCATGCTTTCGTTCGACTCCAGGGAGAGGTTCTCGGTAGCGGGTCCATCAGCCACTTCCTCTGTAAAGAAACAAGTTGAGTCATCCAATAAGAATTCATTATTGACTAATAAAACCTTTGATCTTTGCCGATACATCGGAATCCGTTTCGAGATCGTCTGCATCAGCACACAACGCAGGTGTGTTACATCCTCTTTCAAGGTTACCATCATGGTTTTTGAAGAGTAAAGACGCAAGCTTGTGGAACTAAAAGAATAAACTCCGATataaaaaagatacaaaaccATAAGTAATTTCTTAGACAAACATTATTCAACTGCTCCGCATCGCTGTGATCAATAACATCGGCTATATGATGCCGTAAGTACTGCATTGCCTTTATGGGATCCTGGCGCGTCATCTCCTCGTAGCGCAGTTTACGCACCAAAAACCGACAATGCTTCAGGATCTCCTCTCTTTTGGGTCTAAAATATAAGGAAATTATCATCGATTACATTCAGATAGTAAATTACATACTTTTCCAGgcataaaagccaaaaatcaTCAAGtctcagctgctgctgctgacagATTCCAGGATTTCCGCCAAACAAATAGTGGGTATTGGTCACATCATCATACACCAGCTGGTGGGCATAGCGAGGGCACGGTTCTAAGGTTCCATCACCCTTGCTGGCGCCCAAAATATTCATGTTGTTAATGGAGTTTGCATCCTGGCCACTGTGGCGACAGTAATATATCCTTGACCACTTGTGATTGCGCAAGGAATAAACCCAAAAGGAGTTTGATGCATCAATATGCTGTATATCACGACGATCCTTAACCTTACTTAGGCTCTACAAATAAAGAAGTTAAATACGAACGCCGGAATAATGTCAGAACTACTTACAGAAAAAACGTAAATTTCATCACGTTCACAGTCAATGGTGGCACGCAATGTATAGCCAGAGGAAGGCTCGAATTTGGCTTCGTTGCCAGCGGTGGTTCCGTGATGGGGGTGCTCCTTGTTGAGAACTGATATGGCCTGGGTGTCTACATCGTAGCTGAGAAACTCATCAAGATCCTCCTTGCCTCGTTGTCCGCCGTATATGTAGAGTTTTCGATGTTTCTATAATAGCGcgtacaaatacatatatctgcATGCATAGcttataatgtatatttaacaTACGTTATGGAAAACCATGCAGTGTGTGATCCTGGACTTGATGGACATAACATCTGCCAGGGAAGCGCTGGCGTGGTGGCAGTCCACCAGAATCTGAGCCCAGGTGTTCGTTGCTATGTGATAAGAGAACAGCCCCGAATATTCTGGTTCTATCGCACCCGTGGCATTGACACTGCGAGGCGTGAGTATTTTGCCTCCGAAAACGTAAATTGTACGCTTATCGGTATCCATGCACATCTGGTGATCATAGACAAGCTGAGGACCACCCACTTGGCTGGTGTCATCGCATATTTGCATCCAGTTGTTAGCCCTCGTATCGTAAAGGTAAAAGTCGCTCTTTATATAATCCGAAGTTCGAATTGAGTTGTCCAGGTAACGACCAAGCATGAATACATTTTCGCTGATGGGATCAAAGACCATTTTGTGGCAGGATCGCGGTGTGGGCCCATTGGATAGCTCTGACCTTTCGCACAGTAGCGTCCACTGATCATCTTCGATATTGAATACCCAAAGGTCGCTCAAGTCCTGGTAGCCATCCCAGccgccgtacagataaataaGTCTCCTTTTGGCATCCACCACCAGCTGGTGACCACCGCGGTTGCCTGAAATAAAGGAAGTTAACTGCTGACGATTGCTATTTGGAGACAAAAATAGTTACCAGGCTTTATGTCGCTTTCGGTATGCTTCATTTGCCAGCTGTGCTTGTAGTCCTGCTTATTTAAATACTCATCCATTAGGCCCTCATCTATGCACTCGACTATAAAGCGTTCAGCCTTCTCAAAGTCGCCCTGCAAAACCTAAGaaacagttttttttatgGATTTAATACCAAACTTCAAAGGTTTTTAACGTGATCTATGCTGGGGATTCCTTTCTTACCAGACACTTATGCAGTTCGCTGATCAGCGGGTGCTCCAGTTGCACATTCGTTTGCTCCTGGAGCGCCCCAAAGGCACTCAAATAGCCCTGCTGGCGGAAGTGCTTCAGACACAGCTTAATGATCTCCACCTCGCGCAGCGAGTTGTAGTTCTTCATACGAGCACTGGTGTACATGGGGTCGTCCTGGCCGTGCAGCTCCACGTACCAAATGCTGAAATTGAACGACGGACCCCAGGAGAGCAGGGGCACGATCTTGAGGTACAGTATTGGTAGGTTTTCCGAACCGTCTTCGGTCAGGCAGCGCAGGTTGAATACTTCCGGTACGTTATCGTTTTTCAGGCCACTGGGGAAAATATTTGAGTTATATTGAAGAATGCATTTCGGAGAACCAGCTGAATAACCTACCCCTCCAGCAGTAAAACCATGTGCTCATCCTCCAAGCCGCCGTAAACACGGAATTTCTTGATGTTGCACACATGCGACTTCTCGAACTTGCCAAACTTGATTTTCTTCACAATGGCGGGACGGCGCAGCTTCAAGGTGAGAAATTGCGGCGGGCTGTTCGTGTACGCGGACCACCTAGATGTTTGGTCGTTGGGACAGTCCACCAGGACGTTTCTACGAATCGAATGGTATGGAAATTAGAAAGATGCCCGTTTAACAATTACGAAATGCGAGGCATCCATTTTCTTTTCCAAATTAGTACTTACTCCGGCAGATAGTTTGGCGAGTAGCTGGAGTAACGGTAGATCTCAAAGTTCAGGCGCTCGGAAAGCGAAAAAGGCTTCTGGCTGCTGGTATTCGTGCCGGAGACCGGGTTCAAAGATGGATTAAGGGCCGAGGACAGCGCCACCGATCCGTGCGAGCTGTTGTCCGTGGGACTGGAtgtcgaggaggaggacatGGCGAGTTCTATTCCAACGATCCTAGCGGTAAAAGGTTAACGGAGCTCGGCTATAGCTGTTATTACCGTTCTTTCTTGTCCGTACTTCTGTGCTTCCCTGTTCCACACCCAAAACAACCGAGTAACAGCTGATCGCCAGGGGCGTAGCCGTTATCTCATCAGGGGGTCGATTAACCGATTGTCTTACATTACATTGGCAAACGGTTagcatttaaaaacaatttacatgGTGTAAGTAACCTATAGAATTAGGctgtaaaatcaaaacaagtaatataaatttgaagttTACGCTTTCATACTTCCGAGTGATAGGCGAGTGCCCTTCTAACACAACTTAATTTACGTTAAACCGATTTTTGGCTTAAGTGTAGATAAGTGTATCGCGGCGTAtcgattatttatttgaaagcTGTTTGTTCGTTCAACCGTGATGCCTTTTTATCAAGCGTACATAGTTATTAAAATGTAGTTAGCGTTTGCTTTAAGTTGTTCGGTTGGAGTTATGTTTATTTGTTCTGATGATGGCAAAGTGGCTTGATGTCTCTTGTGTGTACTTGGGCGTTTTATTATGCCTTCAAAATACCATTGTGCGTGAATAAACCCGTATAAATAcagctttaaaatatattttagtttttagttctATTCCAATGGATACTTTttcaaaatcagaaaaacTGAGTGCATAGCAAACGGAGCGTATTTTAGCAATGTCTCTTGCATTCTGAAGCCAATAAACTGGACTCGATCGGTATTGAACATGGATTGCGACATAAGGGACGCGCTGACAGATATTAAAGTGAgaagttttattaatttaagtATTACAATAACATTGGCAATTTTCAGATGTCAGTTGAAGTATTCTACAAGGATTCTTCGAATTTTTACAAGCCCTTTGCcgtaaaatttaaatttgatgttTGCCAATTGTTAAAGAATAAAACACAGCGtaattttttggaaaaatacGCTATTAGCCATTTGACGGAATGGACTAATGTAAACCACAGTTGCCCATATAGGGTAAGCTTATATAAGTCAAATTTCctgtatatatgcaatattTGTATGTTTCTAAAGGGTCATTTGATTGCGCGTAACTTTCGTTTGGACGAGGTCTCTCTGCCCATACTACCAATTCAGGAttacaaaattgcatttaacttTTCAGGAGCCAAGCCAGGAATTCACTTGGGAATGGTTTTGATCTATTTTGAAATTCTAGAGGATTAttacaaacacaaaaaaaataagccACTGCCCAAGCCGTTGAACTTTGTTTAAGATTCATATAGCTGCTAAGGAAATATACACTTTTAAAATTAGGTTTTAATACAAAGGTTAGTTTCGTGAAAATGATTCTGACAATTTTTGTCGGGTGTAACCGGCACCCATCGATATCGTAGATTTATGATAATTTTAGAGTACGGTCACTCTGTCAGTGTCGTGGCTTGGTTTTGCACggattttgtatttttagttttaaatccATAATTAATAAGTAAATATGGCCTTTGACTCGATACCCAAGGATCTGAGAGGACTTCGCGCATGCCTCGTTTGCTCCCTAGTGAAGGTGGGTTATATTTTGCCTTGACTCGACACACATTTTCATTGAAATCATTTATCGCCCGCAGAGTTTTGATCAATTTGAGACTGATGGCTGTGAAAACTGCGAGGAGTTCCTGCGGatgaaaaacaacaaggaCAATGTCTATGATCACACTAGCAACAACTTTGACGGTATTATTGCCCTAACTACGCCCACCGACTCCTGGGTGGCCAAGTGGCAAAGATTGTGTAAGGCCTTAATAACTTCAATTAAAAAAGGGTATTACtgatatattttaattcattaTCCTTTAGCCCGCTTTACTCGTGGTATCTATGCCATTTCTGTATCCGGAACACTGCCGCAGTCCACCTTACGTGACATGAAGAACCGTGGAATTGTCTACAAATCTCGGGACAGAAGTCAACGCTAAACAACCAGATTGCCGTACAAAATACATGTATAAATCTTTATTCtttaatttataacaataCCACGAATACATACAATAGCAATACAAAACGAAACCGCATCAGTCTTCCAGCGAACTAACGCGCAATCCCTCGCCGCCGGCAGTCGTAACATGAACACCAAAGCCCGCCGATTCGAGCTCCTCCTTAAGCTTCCAGTATACCTCGTTGCACTCGTAGTTCTCTGGAAGCAGAACGATGACATAGCCACCTGCGCCGGCGCCCGTCAGCTTTGAAAAGAAGCCACGCTTAAAAGCGATGGTGAAGATCTGCTCCAGTTTTGGATGCGACACTCCGATGGCCTTCAACAGATCATTGTTGATCTGGAACAGGCGTTCAAGTTGCTCGAATTTCGAGCTATCGTCTTGGGCGTTGCCAAAGCTTTCGTAGAGTGGAACGGCGGCGGCAACAAGCTCCTCGCAAGCCTGCCAAATGGCCTCGATGAGCTGCGGAAAGGCCTCTCCCAGATGACGCACCTTAGCCACAATGTCTGCGGTGCTGCGACTCACACGACTGTCCACCAGCAGGATGTTCAGAGGTTTCTGAATCTTCAGCGACTGGAAGCCCTGTCCCTTGACATACCGCAACATACCGCCGTACGTGCACACAGTGTTGTCCAGACCCGAGGGTGTGCCATGATTAACGCGCTCCGATTCATAAGCCCAGCTCGAGATCAACGCCTGGTTTGCCTCCGACAAGTAGCTGTCTCTATCGAAGTGTCCGGCCAAAATGAGAAATGTTGTGGCCAAAGCTGCTCCGAAAGAGGCGGAACTGCCCAAGCCCGCACCCACGGTTAGCTGGCTGTCTACCTGCACCTGGAAACCGGTTTGCAGCGTCAGTTTCTTGTCGCCGGGTGCGGAGAGTACAGCGCCGGCCAGCAAATAGTATATGGAGATGAATGCCCGCTGGGTGTGCTGCTTGGGTGCATTGCCTCCGGATCGTTCAAGTTGTTTGGACACCTCTGCGCGGACGGCTTCCAACAGATTGGCCGTGCTGTCTGATGGGTATTTACTCCTGAATTCAGCCAGGAAGCCATTGAACTCCGGCAACTGGATCTCCAGTGTGCAGTTAAGGGCCTCCAGTTGAAAACTTGCCACCTGGCTGGCCTCCAGCTGTCGGAATTTCAGAGTAGTGCCCAAACCCACTACGGCGGCCAGGGCGGGACGATGATAGACCACGGCGTGTTCGCCATGAAGTATGACCTTGCCCGGAGAATGGACCTGGAACTTGAGCAGCATTGTTCTTGATGATCTCCGTGTATTGTTTGTTCTGTATTCAGTTTGGCTATGGCTTTATCGGTATATCAGCTGTTTCGAATTGTAATGCTAATGCCTTTCGAGCGGACGACCTGCGACGAGTACTTAAACTTTTATGGCTGTATTTCTTTATGTAACTTATGCATTTAGTGGATCATTTGCGTTGTTTATTCGGTAACTCCTATTTCTGCTTGCCGATTCCTGTGCTTTCCCTTTCACTTTCTTTGTGCGACTGGCGTTTTTCGGCTTGTTCGTCTCTTCGATCGGAAAGCGCAACCAACCATCAGCAAAACGAACAACAGGTTTTTGCGGCTagtgtttgctgttgttgtatcgcccgtgtatatgtatgtgtgacgttgttttttttgttttatttggtaCTACTATTGGGCTTTCACTTTCTCCCACTCTTCGGGTGTGTAGGATTTCTGGGAGAATGCATGGATTTCTTTCAGTTCTTCGGCCAGCGTTGAGTTGACTAATCTATGCTTCTGGAGAAGGGTCTTGCCGCTAAAGGCTGGCGATACGATTACGGCGCTGAATTTGCCGCCACAGCCGTCTGATTCGTCCGTAACACTCACGTACTCCGTCTGCAGTTCCCTTTTGAGCTTCTCCTCGAGGTACTTTGAGTCGTATTTACTCATTTTggatggttttttttttcaaacgAAACGAGGTGATGGAGAGGGTGTGTGACCGTATGGGACTTCGGCCAAAAACAGGTTTTCCATAAGCCGGTTGGTGGTTTTTCTATCTGCGCTGACCTTGGCCACACCTAGCACTATTTTAAATGTTCTTTTTCGGGGGGTTTCCTTCGAATTatctattaaataatttaatatgagGTTTGTCTAAGTGATTCAACAGATTTtgtctttgtttatatagtttggggcagccatttaagtctaaaACTACTAAAACTACTGTTTAATACAACATATTGTATTTAGATTCAGTTTCCACCACAGCgtatatttgtaaacaattatGAGACCCCATTAGACTTTTCGTTTCCTGCTATATTCCCTCATCTCAAACTTTAACATTaagaaatcatttttaaacaaatccAACCAAATTAGAAAGATAACTCATTTGATTAATCAGAATAACGGCTTTGTCTAAAACTAATAATAACGGCACACGGCCAGTGCTGCCATTCATAGTAAACGCCGCAAGCTATGCTTGTCATAACCTAGCCTATCAAAACTATCGATATTTCGTGCTCTCGAACTGTTTGCCGCCACCGTCGCTGCCGCAGCCAACTTCGCGCATTCATCGCATAATCTTGCGATAGCACGCGCAGATTTCCCAccattcattaaaaaaaaatcgcatgtaattatttacaatttgtttaagcGAAACAAACATTGTTTTGTGTAAATTgccttttatttgtatattgaAAGTGTGACTAACAGGTTGCACACTCGATTTTCAGTACGCATTAAACGAAACCAGTGTGCAGCACGCTTGATTGGCGAGGGGAAATTTgtggaaaaattaatttcgtttaGAGACAGACGCCGGCATTGCAAACATGTCCAAAACAGATACAGCTGCCGTGGAGGCAACCGAAGAGAACTCGGTAAGTTAATATAAAGCAGGCTTTGCCTAAGGACTTCTCTACATATATTCTGATCTCTGCCAGAACGAGACGACTTCGGATGCGGCTACCAGTTCATCCGGTGAAAAGGAGGCAGAGTTTGACAACAAAATCGAGGCTGATCGCAGTAGGCGCTTTGATTTCCTGCTAAAGCAGACGGAGATATTCACCCACTTTATGACTAACAGCGCTAAGAGTCCGACGAAGCCTAAGGGTAGACCCAAGAAGATCAAAGACAAGGACAAGGAAAAGGATGTGGCCGAGTGAGTTATACTCCCCATATAAAAAAGCCAGttactttatttattggtAAACTTTTGTGTTAAACAGTCATCGACATCGCAAGACAGAacaggaggaggatgaggagttGCTGGCGGAGGACTCGGCCACCAAGGAGATCTTTCGCTTCGATGCCTCACCAGCCTACATCAAAAGTGGCGAGATGCGTGACTACCAGATTCGCGGTCTCAACTGGATGATTTCGCTTTACGAAAATGGTATCAATGGAATACTGGCCGATGAAATGGGTCTAGGAAAGACCCTGCAGACCATATCCCTGCTGGGTTACCTTAAGCATTTCAAGTGAGTTCATAAACATCTAGTGTTTAAAAGAAATGTCAAAATATCATATTTGCCTGCAGAAACCAAGCCGGACCACACATCGTCATCGTGCCAAAGTCAACGCTGCAGAATTGGGTAAATGAGTTTAAGAAGTGGTGCCCTTCTCTCAGAGCCGTCTGCCTTATTGGTGACCAGGACACACGTAACACCTTCATTCGAGATGTGCTCATGCCTGGCGAGTGGGACGTTTGCGTGACCTCCTATGAGATGTGTATCCGCGAGAAGTCCGTATTCAAGAAGTTCAACTGGCGCTATTTGGTCATCGACGAGGCGCATCGTATCAAGAATGAGAAGTCGAAGCTGTCGGAGATTCTGCGAGAGTTTAAGACCGCTAATCGTCTACTTATCACGGGTACTCCGCTGCAGAATAACCTCCACGAGCTATGGGCCCTGCTAAATTTCCTGCTGCCCGATGTGTTTAATTCGTCAGAGGACTTCGACGAATGGTTCAACACGAACACTTGCCTGGGTGACGATGCGTTGATTACGCGCTTGCATGCCGTGCTCAAACCTTTCCTGCTCCGTCGTCTAAAGGCCGAAGTGGAGAAGCGTTTGAAGCCGAAGAAGGagatgaaaatatttgtgggTCTATCCAAGATGCAACGCGACTGGTACACCAAGGTGCTGCTTAAGGACATTGATGTAGTGAACGGTGCTGGCAAGGTGGAGAAGATGCGACTGCAGAACATCCTTATGCAGCTGCGCAAGTGCACCAACCACCCATATTTGTTTGATGGCGCCGAGCCCGGTCCGCCATACACCACGGACACGCACTTGGTGTATAACTCCGGAAAGATGGCTATTCTGGACAAGCTGCTGCCCAAGCTCCAAGAACAGGGATCGCGTGTGCTGATTTTCTCACAGATGACGAGAATGTTGGATATCCTGGAGGATTACTGTCACTGGCGCAACTACAACTATTGCCGTCTGGATGGTCAGACGCCGCACGAGGATCGTAACAGGCAGATCCAGGAATTTAACATGGACAACAGCGCCAAGTTTCTCTTCATGTTGTCCACCCGAGCCGGTGGTTTAGGTATCAATTTGGCTACCGCTGATGTTGTCATCATTTACGACTCGGATTGGAATCCTCAAATGGATTTGCAAGCTATGGATCGTGCTCATCGTATTGGCCAAAAGAAGCAAGTGCGCGTTTTCCGGCTTATCACCGAAAGTACAGTGGAGGAGAAGATTGTGGAGAGGGCAGAGGTCAAGCTCCGTCTGGACAAGATGGTCATCCAGGGTGGCAGATTGGTTGACAACCGCTCCAATCAGTTGAACAAGGATGAAATGCTGAATATAATTCGTTTTGGAGCTAAC
This window contains:
- the LOC6734192 gene encoding G protein alpha q subunit translates to MNMDCCLSDQACEERRISREIDKVLKAEKKKARRELKLLVLGTGESGKTTFIKQMRIIHGNGFLDKERKQFTKNVFQNIFMAMQSMISAMDTLQIPYGQQEHSKLADLVKSIDYKTVTSLEAPYLNAIKTLWKDAGIKECYNRRREYQLTDSTEYFLNDIARIERSDYQATDQDILHVRAPTTNIVEYPFNLDGFLIRLVDVAGQRTERRKWIHCFSNVTSLMFLVAMSEFDLTLAESENENRMMESKALFHHIISFEWFQHSSVILFLNKEDLFKQKILSTHLADYFPEYNGPKKDARAGREFIRQMFTSVKTDPYKLIYSHFTVATNTENIKFVFTAVKDTILESHLSETNLL
- the LOC6734193 gene encoding muskelin, coding for MSSSSTSSPTDNSSHGSVALSSALNPSLNPVSGTNTSSQKPFSLSERLNFEIYRYSSYSPNYLPENVLVDCPNDQTSRWSAYTNSPPQFLTLKLRRPAIVKKIKFGKFEKSHVCNIKKFRVYGGLEDEHMVLLLEGGLKNDNVPEVFNLRCLTEDGSENLPILYLKIVPLLSWGPSFNFSIWYVELHGQDDPMYTSARMKNYNSLREVEIIKLCLKHFRQQGYLSAFGALQEQTNVQLEHPLISELHKCLVLQGDFEKAERFIVECIDEGLMDEYLNKQDYKHSWQMKHTESDIKPGNRGGHQLVVDAKRRLIYLYGGWDGYQDLSDLWVFNIEDDQWTLLCERSELSNGPTPRSCHKMVFDPISENVFMLGRYLDNSIRTSDYIKSDFYLYDTRANNWMQICDDTSQVGGPQLVYDHQMCMDTDKRTIYVFGGKILTPRSVNATGAIEPEYSGLFSYHIATNTWAQILVDCHHASASLADVMSIKSRITHCMVFHNKHRKLYIYGGQRGKEDLDEFLSYDVDTQAISVLNKEHPHHGTTAGNEAKFEPSSGYTLRATIDCERDEIYVFSSLSKVKDRRDIQHIDASNSFWVYSLRNHKWSRIYYCRHSGQDANSINNMNILGASKGDGTLEPCPRYAHQLVYDDVTNTHYLFGGNPGICQQQQLRLDDFWLLCLEKPKREEILKHCRFLVRKLRYEEMTRQDPIKAMQYLRHHIADVIDHSDAEQLNNFHKLASLLFKNHDGNLERGCNTPALCADADDLETDSDVSAKIKEEVADGPATENLSLESNESMISSGISDTASSPSSSSCTKRARTECTPELKNKRAFLFNKLVQLMPPSMVQPERNLSDFVVM
- the LOC27206649 gene encoding uncharacterized protein LOC27206649 isoform X1 — encoded protein: MMAKWLDVSCVYLGVLLCLQNTIFYSNGYFFKIRKTECIANGAYFSNVSCILKPINWTRSVLNMDCDIRDALTDIKMSVEVFYKDSSNFYKPFAVKFKFDVCQLLKNKTQRNFLEKYAISHLTEWTNVNHSCPYRVSLYKSNFLYICNICMFLKGHLIARNFRLDEVSLPILPIQDYKIAFNFSGAKPGIHLGMVLIYFEILEDYYKHKKNKPLPKPLNFV
- the LOC27206649 gene encoding uncharacterized protein LOC27206649 isoform X2 produces the protein MDCDIRDALTDIKMSVEVFYKDSSNFYKPFAVKFKFDVCQLLKNKTQRNFLEKYAISHLTEWTNVNHSCPYRGHLIARNFRLDEVSLPILPIQDYKIAFNFSGAKPGIHLGMVLIYFEILEDYYKHKKNKPLPKPLNFV
- the LOC6734195 gene encoding transcription elongation factor SPT4, which gives rise to MAFDSIPKDLRGLRACLVCSLVKSFDQFETDGCENCEEFLRMKNNKDNVYDHTSNNFDGIIALTTPTDSWVAKWQRLSRFTRGIYAISVSGTLPQSTLRDMKNRGIVYKSRDRSQR